TTATGAAGTCCCTAAGATGCATAGAACCATTGGAACCACATATTGCTAAATCCATCGACGTGTGAGAAAGAAATGAGCAATGAATATTTGCAACTGTTTGATTTGGTTGGTCCCATTGCAAAGAAGCTGTGATTGACAATATGACTCCAGCCGCATTTCGGGTGACGTCGGGAAGCGCAGTGACGGTGGTTGGCAGTTTGTAGCCCTTTGCCCATAAGGATGCACCAATGCAGTACCATGCTAAGTCACCAAGTGCACCAAGAGCATCCAACTCTGGCTTTACTCTAATGTTATTCTCCAAGAACTCTTGTGTTGTTGGCATTGTTGATGTGCTATGAATCTTCAAAACACAGCACATTATGCAAAGGAAAATTCataaatatagatataaatTGAATCTAGCACACGAATAAATATCAAGTTATAAATTATTCTTCTATACTAATACTACTCAGTTTTATATTCAAATTTACCtaaatattgtttttcaaatGATAAATGATACCAGCGCAGCTTGTTGCCGTTTGTATTTCACTCGTGTAATTTACCtagtattttttgttgttgatgtaaATTAAGTATTATATGTGTTGAATTATATAGACTAATCAGTTGAACAGAAGAGGATTAAGATATACCTGGTGAATATACTACtactaaaaaaatgacataagtcgattaattttttaatttttaattttttttttgtgaaaactaTGTCAATTGgaatagaaaattaaaaatgaaagagTGTTCCACTTACAAAATGAACGGGTCCAATACCAGTGGAATTAGAAAGAGAGAGCAAGTGTTCCATATGAGCAGTCCTAGGGTGATGCAACCACATAGAACCATCCATAAACTGCACACCATTTAACTCACATGCTTCTAAGATCCGATCAAGCTCCGCCACATCAAGAGCGGCCGGTTTCTCAACCAGAATGTGCTTCTTCTTACTCGCAGCAGTAACCGCCCACTGCACGTGCAGACTGGTGGGGAGAGGAATGTACACTGCATCCACACCTGAATCCTCCACAACCTCATCGTAGCTACCATAGATCCTCACACTCGCCGGTAAACTGTTTTCAGTGGCAAATTTCTCCGCCTTCTGTATGGAACGGCTTGCAATGGCGTAGACGGTGGCATTGGGAGAAAGAGAAATGGCTCTTGCTACTTTTCTAGCTATGTTGGCGCAGCCTAAGATGCCAAAACGCACCGTATCATTCTTGGCCATTTTATCAGTACTGAGATTTTGGAAAAGCTAGCAACCAtacatatttttatcatcaataaTTCAGTTGTTTGTGGATAAGATAGGCCCTACTCATTAAGCTACTACCAAAAGTCATGTGGCAagagcaatatttttttttgaaaaaactaaattagctcatcaaaattaacaccAGAAAGAATTGAACCCGAGACCTCAAGGAGGAGCATACTCCCAAGTCTCAAGCCAATAtcaccagaccaacccaagtggtaGGAGCAATATTAACTAGATGTAAAtagtgtaggtttttttttttgtagtaaagAAGTCTAGTGACTAGACTCCTTAAGTGTGGAAAAGTTGTTTATACTATATATCAATATTAACTAGGGGTATATTTAGAAAAAAGAATAACTATTATATCtactaatttaaaataaaatttattataaataggGACAATATATAGTATATGTAATGGATGTTCATCAGTATCACTCACATAGCAGTTTCAGGATCATACAAGTATACAACAAATATCACTTTCTCAAGAAGTCTCTGAAaattcaacaaaacaaaatgaaCGTGGCCTTAATCTTGCTACAAATTGTTGAGCTTTAAGCAAAGCATTGATGAGTTAAAAAATTccattattatgaatattattatgtgaATGTCTAACAATTGCACTCAGTATGTAGGAACTGAAACTCGAAGAGACTGAGAAATCCATCCTAATAAATATGGTTTCATTTGCCCAAAGTTTGACACAATCTGTGCATCGTCTATATATTCATTTGAAAAAGCTAGATGATGATTGGACTGTTCCTAAACAGATCATTAAAGATAGATTATTGGTGTATCAAGAGAAGTCATACACCAACTTCAACACAActgatgcatcaccattaatTTGGTTTTATCTCTTTTCTCTGCATCTTACTATCTATTTTTTGCCATGTAATGAAAATTTTACAAACTGAATTATAAACGAGACTAAGATGCAGACAGCAAAGATTGAATTATAAACTGCATGCCAAAAATGGTAGCACAAAGATTAATCGATTAACCTTCAGGCTAAGCATTATCAAGGTAATCCTCCAGTCCATTCCATGAAaacaatggtttttttttttttttttgttttaatttaagAAACAAAAGCATAAATTACTCAAAACTAAAATACTACAAAACAAGAACACCTTAGAATTAGTGGAAGATTGATAAAAGCGTCAACAGCTAgcacaataaaataattatatgaatTATTACTATATCTGAAAAACAACCATTCTATCATTCTTGCAGTAAATAAAAACACAGATTGAAAATTAAAACAGCACAAACGAAAAAGGAGTACCCATGACATCAACAAAACTGAGATTCAACatataaatttctattttaggATAGAAGTGACTTTTGCTTATTCTACCATGTTATCCTCCCCATCACCATCCTCAATCAGATCAAGATCGTCAAACTCAGCAGCCAGCAAATTAGCAGCCAGCAACTCATCATCTGGAACAGAAGGTATCGGTTCACCATCATCCTCAGTTACAGATGCCACCTCTGATGGCTGATAGTCTTTATTTTGGTATAATGATATGTTGAATCGCAGTTCAGGGTTTTCTTCTAGATCTTTTAAGAAATGTTCATATTCTGCGTCCCTCTTATCTTCATCAACTTTAATCTTATCATCAACCTCCATGTTAAGTGATTTAAGCTTCCATGAACGAGCCTTCGCGCGTTTCTTCTGGCGTTTCTCTTCATAACTCTTCTTTATTAAAACCACTTCAGGAATATATCCTTTGTACCTGTCCAATTCCATGTCATTGGTGTTAGCACCATACAAGTCATAACCAAGAGCATGGTCACCAGGCTTTAAAAGATGGCCCAAATGAGTTCTGATAGAAAACTGTGTGTCATTACTTCCAAAATCAGACACACGAGCCACTTGAGCATCAGCTAAAACATATTTCGTGCCACCGACAGTAATCTCAGATGAAACAGGTTCAATATCAAACACTATATATTCCACTAACTGTCTGCTGGTAAGTAAAGACTTGAAGGATGTCCTCCAATACTGCTCAGCATCTAAGAAACCGAACTTCAAGGTAAGTGGATCAAGCAAAGCAATGCTGTTAGTAACCTTGGTGCAAACCACAATAGGACCAATATTTCCCAAAATTGCAGCAGCTTTAGGAGGCAAACAGATTAAATCCTCACGACAAATGGGGCTGATTTCAACGGAAAATGTGTATTTATAATTGTAGTTATTACTCTTTGAATCATGAGAAACAAGTTGCTTATCACTGCGACTCTTTACAGGAGCTACTTTCCCTATAAATTCAACAAACTTGTTACCATGACTACGATTAGAGAAATAGAAGTCAATACCATGATCCATCTGTTTGATTCTGACAGCACGAGCAGCGGCACCATGCCTCAGAATTAGCTGCTCCAAATAATAGAAAGTACGCCTATGAGAGACATGCTGCCTGAGTTGTACAGCAGCAACCCACTGATCAGGGTTGGCCGCAACCCTGGAACAAGATTCACACATGTGATCCTGTTGAACATACTCAACAAGGTAAGACTGTTCGAGAATTGCACCGTTATAAACCTCCTTCTGAACACTTACTTTGACTTTCACCCTCTTGGAATGGGGCTCGGTCCAAATAAATTCAGCATTTACCAACTTTACTTTATTGATATTCATATTCTTCTGCAATTTTTTCAAGCAAAATGTCAGCAGCTCCTTTGATTCTAACTGTAGTTTGACCCAAGTTCTCGGTGGCTGCAAGTAACTTTCACACTCGGGGCAATGAACAAGCACCAGACGCTTCAGTAACCCTTCAGTAATATCAACTTCTGAGCGCAAACACTTCACACACATATTGGCTGCATTTGGTTGCATTCGTATCCCACATTTGCAACACAAAACACTGCCAATTGTTTGGTGAACCGTGAACATACCAGCATCTTGTGCCATCCCTAATATACCTGACATGGTATAGAACAgaaaatagtattaattattcCACTGTCAGAAAGTATaaagaagcaaaaaaaataaaaatcaaattaaaaaacataattatgCATCAGGATGTAAAATCATGCATAAGATTTACATACATAAATACAAACCTCATACCTAAAccaatattttatttcaataacaCAAGTGCTTATTATGATAAACTCTCATGTATAAGATTATATAGGTTATTTTTATcgcaaaagataaaatgaagatAATTTGTCTTTATATGTACTATGAGCTGTTTCCATAAGCTATAccagagaacttataaaaataagctgaaacaaacttatgaaaattgtcataagttgttttttacAAGTTCTTCCAAACAGGCTCAGAAAACTTATactagtagataagctcaaataagacaatccaaacagacccttattACATAATTCCTAGGTATCATCCAATTGTTCATGAAATTTGTAACAATttgatattttcataaaatatcaaattaattgatattttcataaaattaattgtTCATGATTCATATATATGCATAACAGTAACATCAATCTTATAGCATAAAGTATGAACAGTTATTACAACAAAAATTACAGCGGTTCCATCTATCATTTCTAAGTTTTTCATGATTTTGAACATTGATTGAAGtcgtaaaaacaaaaattagaaaaGGAAAAGTTGTAAAAGTTTCTCACTGTTTCTGGCGATCGACGATTAACTCCGGTTAGATTTTCCGGCGAGTAGAGGTCGGTGAGACTCCAATTTGTTTCTGAGAGGCAACGGTGCGATTCCAGCTTTGTGGTTTTGATGGAGCTGCTTGATTTTGTTGAATTAGAGTTTTAAATTGTAATTGTAAAAATGGGTTTATTTGTTTTGTCTTCAGTGAATGATTATGATGGCCGCCTCGTATGGTTTGGGCTCAGgataaaaatactttttatgggcctcttcaaaatttaaatcaaataattttttctgattGCCAAGggatgatgttttctctttaggccccccacGAATCTTTTACACCCTCCTAACTGACTTTTTTGCCCCTGCACGGTGTTTCAGGTTATACGAATCGAAGTTTATAAAAAATCGGTTAATAAAACTCGTTCGCCTTTACCTTCGGGTTTTGTTAACCGAAGTTAACTGATATAGAAACAGAAGTTCAAATTCTGATATAAGTTACGTATTTTGTTCTAAACACCAACAACACTACTCCTTCAACCTCTCTTGTGCAATTTTGAGGAAAACTTCAACCTCACTACGTGTTTGACAAAATGTCTAAGTTAAATTAAATGTGCTTCCATACGAATAATATTTCCATAGGTATTAGGATTAAATGTTGATTGAATTATAGTTTGAATTTATCATATATTATAAGATTGTATTgattgtgaaaatatttttctatgtTTAGATAGATATGGAAGAAAATATTGGGAGAGGTAGGCATGGAAAGGCAAGCAATGTAAATGCTTCCGCTCGTAAAAAGTTTGATGCAATTCGCCCTGCCAAACGAGGTCGTAGTAAGCAAGGACCAACTCCGGCGCAACAAACACATGATGCTGAGGCGGGTGGTTCGCATACAGGATCACGGTCACGTTTAGGCCAAGCACCGATGGCTGATGCTGAAGATGATTTTGACGCGGATCAATTTCTAAATCAAGATGTCGAGTATGGCGAACCTGAAACACCGCAACAGCCACCACAACAACCACCACAGTAACCACGACGAGATGCAGCAAATGAGGGTTACGGAGGAGGACCAAGTGATATGTCCTTATTAACACAATACGAAAATCATAGGGTGGTTCTGATATGGGATGCAGCAGAAAATGATCACGAGGTACCAAGTGGTATGttcatattttattaaatgtattaatTGTGTTAAATATCGTGATTATGTTAACTTTACAACGTTTTGTGTTGTTGGAATTTTTCAGGTTTTAAAGAGGAATTTACGTTGCCAAGCTAGCAGGAAGAAGGTTATAAATATCCACAAACTGCCTCGTAGTGAGAGGTGGTTTTGGGATCCACTTGAAGCATCGGGATTGGAGCTGCTTACCCGTGTCAATTTTAGCGTACTTGACTATGAGGTTATATGGGCATTTGTTGAAATATGGCATCCAAAAACAAGTACATTCCACCTTCTATTAGGTGAGCTGGGCATCACATTGGACGATCCCCAATGTCTGTTACATCTT
This portion of the Trifolium pratense cultivar HEN17-A07 linkage group LG3, ARS_RC_1.1, whole genome shotgun sequence genome encodes:
- the LOC123918365 gene encoding uncharacterized oxidoreductase At4g09670-like, which gives rise to MAKNDTVRFGILGCANIARKVARAISLSPNATVYAIASRSIQKAEKFATENSLPASVRIYGSYDEVVEDSGVDAVYIPLPTSLHVQWAVTAASKKKHILVEKPAALDVAELDRILEACELNGVQFMDGSMWLHHPRTAHMEHLLSLSNSTGIGPVHFIHSTSTMPTTQEFLENNIRVKPELDALGALGDLAWYCIGASLWAKGYKLPTTVTALPDVTRNAAGVILSITASLQWDQPNQTVANIHCSFLSHTSMDLAICGSNGSMHLRDFIIPYNETSAKFDFTFGAKFVDLHIGWNVRPEEVHVANKLPQEALMVQEFARLVASIRDCGSHPSIKWPEISRKTQVVVDAVKKSLELGCKPVAL
- the LOC123916673 gene encoding 60S ribosomal export protein NMD3-like, translating into MAQDAGMFTVHQTIGSVLCCKCGIRMQPNAANMCVKCLRSEVDITEGLLKRLVLVHCPECESYLQPPRTWVKLQLESKELLTFCLKKLQKNMNINKVKLVNAEFIWTEPHSKRVKVKVSVQKEVYNGAILEQSYLVEYVQQDHMCESCSRVAANPDQWVAAVQLRQHVSHRRTFYYLEQLILRHGAAARAVRIKQMDHGIDFYFSNRSHGNKFVEFIGKVAPVKSRSDKQLVSHDSKSNNYNYKYTFSVEISPICREDLICLPPKAAAILGNIGPIVVCTKVTNSIALLDPLTLKFGFLDAEQYWRTSFKSLLTSRQLVEYIVFDIEPVSSEITVGGTKYVLADAQVARVSDFGSNDTQFSIRTHLGHLLKPGDHALGYDLYGANTNDMELDRYKGYIPEVVLIKKSYEEKRQKKRAKARSWKLKSLNMEVDDKIKVDEDKRDAEYEHFLKDLEENPELRFNISLYQNKDYQPSEVASVTEDDGEPIPSVPDDELLAANLLAAEFDDLDLIEDGDGEDNMVE